A window of the Bacteroides thetaiotaomicron VPI-5482 genome harbors these coding sequences:
- a CDS encoding glycosyltransferase family 8 protein produces MKKTSVPLVIAFTPDYFIPAATCLYSIITSMQAEGELHVICLLSEELPERLKLKIQLIGEGRTCYSFVNLQGKLQHIYIDQKYTEAASYRLLLPDLLPEYKKVIYIDCDIIVRNDLVQLYHSIDLGMNYLAAVFEASMDFQLDHLKTIGCNPNEYINSGFLIMNLELMRKDNMVEKFIEASKVDYLEFPDQDVLNQLCKDRILALPPYYNSIRTFYLPQYKKFFLQKYTEQDWLEVHRHGTVHYTGAKPWNQFTVQFQLWWQYYEQLPEIIKKEWQVDKKIYFLSKLYRTSCGTFVVDKLQALYRKMKY; encoded by the coding sequence ATGAAAAAGACCTCTGTTCCATTGGTAATTGCTTTTACTCCTGATTATTTTATTCCGGCAGCTACATGTCTCTACTCCATAATTACGAGTATGCAGGCGGAAGGAGAGTTACATGTCATTTGCTTATTAAGCGAGGAATTGCCTGAACGGTTAAAACTAAAAATACAACTAATAGGTGAGGGACGCACTTGTTATTCTTTTGTGAATCTTCAAGGAAAATTGCAGCATATATATATTGATCAAAAATATACGGAAGCGGCTTCTTATCGCTTGTTGTTACCGGATTTATTGCCAGAATATAAAAAAGTCATCTATATAGATTGTGATATTATTGTTCGTAATGATTTGGTTCAACTTTATCATTCCATTGATTTAGGAATGAATTATCTGGCAGCTGTGTTTGAAGCTTCTATGGATTTTCAGTTGGACCATCTGAAAACAATAGGATGTAATCCGAATGAGTATATTAATTCAGGATTTCTGATTATGAATCTGGAATTGATGCGGAAGGATAATATGGTTGAAAAATTTATAGAAGCTTCAAAGGTTGACTATTTGGAGTTTCCGGATCAGGATGTCCTTAATCAACTTTGTAAGGATCGAATATTAGCCTTGCCTCCCTATTATAATAGTATCAGGACTTTTTATCTGCCACAATATAAGAAATTCTTTTTGCAGAAGTATACAGAACAGGATTGGTTAGAGGTTCACCGGCATGGTACAGTACATTATACCGGGGCAAAGCCTTGGAATCAATTCACGGTGCAATTCCAGCTTTGGTGGCAATACTATGAACAATTGCCGGAGATTATTAAAAAGGAGTGGCAGGTTGATAAGAAGATTTATTTCTTATCTAAGCTTTATAGAACATCTTGCGGGACCTTTGTGGTAGATAAACTCCAGGCATTATATCGCAAAATGAAATATTAA
- a CDS encoding glycosyltransferase family 2 protein codes for MKISVITINYNNGEQLEATIQSVVSNVTVLRELLGEKAEYIVIDGGSVDCSVSVLQKYSEYISYWISEKDKGIYHAMNKGISVAQGEYCFFLNSGDTFYEDDTLKKALLFLKEDFVCGNAVLKYAGGINEWSAPEIVNTLFFMQRFSVCHQSLFIRTELLKSHPYNETLMIVADYEQMFYEIAVNHRSYKKIDLTICYYGCDGVSSDHEKADAEKRSVINEFRYLGYIEPDELWNVVSKLKIGTRKYRLLLSLAKCLTSSPKYWVR; via the coding sequence ATGAAGATATCAGTTATAACGATTAATTATAATAATGGTGAGCAACTGGAAGCTACCATTCAGTCAGTCGTATCTAATGTGACAGTATTAAGAGAGCTTTTGGGAGAGAAGGCTGAATACATTGTGATTGATGGTGGAAGCGTTGACTGTAGTGTTTCTGTGCTTCAAAAATATTCTGAATATATTTCTTATTGGATTAGTGAGAAAGATAAAGGTATTTATCATGCAATGAATAAAGGAATTTCTGTTGCACAGGGGGAGTATTGTTTTTTCCTTAATTCAGGTGATACCTTTTATGAAGATGATACACTGAAAAAAGCTCTTCTTTTCTTAAAGGAGGATTTTGTATGTGGAAATGCTGTTTTAAAATATGCGGGTGGTATAAATGAATGGAGTGCCCCAGAAATAGTAAATACATTGTTTTTTATGCAGCGTTTTTCCGTGTGTCATCAGTCTTTGTTTATTCGTACGGAACTACTTAAATCACATCCTTATAATGAAACATTAATGATAGTGGCCGACTATGAACAGATGTTTTATGAAATTGCTGTGAATCACAGGAGTTATAAAAAAATAGATTTGACTATCTGTTATTATGGATGTGATGGAGTCTCTTCTGATCACGAGAAAGCGGATGCAGAAAAAAGAAGTGTAATAAATGAGTTTCGGTATTTGGGATATATAGAACCGGACGAACTATGGAACGTGGTGAGTAAACTAAAAATTGGCACCCGGAAGTATCGGCTTTTATTATCTTTGGCAAAATGTCTGACAAGTAGTCCTAAATATTGGGTGAGATAA
- a CDS encoding serine acetyltransferase, with the protein MVTLKEYLNSDRIDYFPFGSKGYIMDWLLRTEQYWIRRYIRALRKEEFYMNYKRNKILQYYFSRKKNLLGIRLGFFINAGCFDIGLKIYHYGSIIVNPKSRIGKNCTIHGNCCIGSKGTFPDDSPVIGNNVDIGQNAQILGGIYIADGVKIGAGAVVTKSVLVPGVTVVGVPARIVEK; encoded by the coding sequence ATGGTGACTTTAAAAGAATACCTTAATTCGGATCGTATTGATTATTTTCCTTTTGGTTCAAAAGGATATATCATGGATTGGCTCTTGAGGACAGAACAATATTGGATTCGGAGATATATACGTGCACTTCGTAAAGAGGAATTTTATATGAACTATAAGAGAAATAAGATTTTGCAATATTATTTTTCTCGAAAGAAGAATCTTTTGGGTATCCGTCTTGGGTTCTTTATAAATGCAGGTTGTTTTGATATTGGTTTGAAGATTTATCATTATGGGTCTATTATTGTAAATCCTAAATCCCGTATAGGTAAAAATTGTACGATTCATGGTAATTGCTGCATTGGAAGTAAAGGTACTTTTCCGGATGATTCTCCCGTTATTGGGAATAATGTTGATATTGGACAGAATGCGCAAATTCTGGGTGGAATATATATTGCAGACGGAGTGAAAATTGGAGCGGGAGCAGTTGTTACGAAATCGGTATTAGTTCCGGGAGTGACGGTAGTAGGGGTTCCGGCTCGTATTGTAGAGAAGTAA
- a CDS encoding glycosyltransferase: MRNETLVSIIVPVYNSAQYLRKCIDSILAQSYTEFELLLINDGSEDHSGLICDDYAQSDNRIQVFHQENAGVSAARNLGLEKHTGEHFLFIDSDDYIQERYLEELMKYASCDFVQCSCCSEPVGNDYLFVDGNFEGSDEIKQCLLKYIYPEFTVPFGRLYKSSIQRKNKLFFDTYLYSGEDTLWVSQYLLCVHSLRVSSYIGYIYVHHVGEHLSQKSISYEHLEYTLHKLLISYSDLEKRYDFDLTGVRYSVIIYFFHRYIVYIANRNYTEIRKELEKSCANPLIKGVFYDKKYLLKGKKMKLFNWLVLHDMYSVLALYVKRWKRYL; encoded by the coding sequence GTGAGAAACGAAACATTAGTATCTATCATCGTACCTGTCTATAATTCTGCGCAATATTTAAGGAAGTGCATAGATAGTATTTTGGCACAGTCATATACAGAATTTGAGCTTCTCTTAATAAATGATGGCAGTGAAGATCATTCGGGATTGATTTGCGATGATTATGCGCAAAGTGATAACCGGATACAAGTCTTTCATCAGGAAAATGCAGGCGTGAGTGCTGCGAGAAACTTGGGACTTGAAAAGCATACTGGTGAACATTTCCTTTTTATAGATTCAGATGACTACATACAAGAGAGGTATCTGGAAGAACTAATGAAATATGCATCATGCGATTTTGTTCAGTGTTCCTGCTGTTCTGAACCTGTGGGCAATGACTATTTATTTGTTGATGGAAATTTCGAAGGGAGCGATGAAATAAAGCAATGTCTGTTGAAATATATTTATCCTGAATTTACGGTACCTTTCGGCAGATTGTATAAGTCATCCATACAAAGAAAGAATAAATTGTTTTTCGATACATATTTGTATTCAGGAGAGGATACTTTATGGGTAAGCCAATATTTATTGTGTGTTCACTCTTTGCGAGTATCCTCATATATTGGATATATCTATGTGCATCATGTAGGGGAACATTTGTCGCAAAAATCGATTTCATATGAGCATTTGGAATATACGTTACATAAACTGTTAATTTCTTATTCTGATCTTGAAAAACGATATGATTTCGATTTAACAGGTGTTCGTTATAGTGTCATTATTTATTTTTTTCATAGGTATATCGTATATATAGCAAACAGAAATTATACAGAAATCAGGAAAGAGTTAGAAAAGTCATGTGCTAACCCTTTGATTAAGGGGGTCTTTTATGATAAGAAATATCTCTTGAAAGGGAAAAAAATGAAATTGTTTAATTGGTTAGTATTACATGATATGTATAGTGTATTGGCTCTTTATGTAAAACGATGGAAGCGATATTTATGA
- a CDS encoding acyltransferase, whose product MIFGFIAKIYRKYQEYIHPGIYVTRHGILYREKDCRYNVYPLQRLIVGKVWVGNIPSQEKGRLILHANSELIVKGNFDIIGSTVVVLPDAKLILGSGYINFHSKLHCFNHIEIGENVIISENVIIRDSDNHQITGGNSMFAPVIIKDNAWIGMSAIILKGVTVGEGAIVAAGSVVTKDVPPHTIVAGVPARVIKKDVYYTI is encoded by the coding sequence ATGATATTCGGTTTTATTGCAAAAATATATAGGAAATATCAAGAATATATTCATCCTGGTATTTATGTTACGAGGCATGGTATTCTGTACAGAGAAAAAGATTGCCGATATAATGTATATCCGTTACAAAGATTAATTGTTGGTAAGGTATGGGTTGGAAACATTCCTTCACAGGAGAAAGGGCGGCTTATTCTTCATGCTAACTCGGAATTGATAGTAAAAGGGAATTTTGATATTATCGGTTCAACTGTAGTCGTATTGCCGGATGCTAAACTGATTTTAGGTTCCGGGTATATTAATTTCCATTCGAAGTTACATTGTTTTAATCACATAGAAATAGGAGAAAATGTTATCATTTCAGAGAATGTAATTATCCGGGATTCTGATAATCACCAGATAACGGGAGGAAATAGCATGTTTGCTCCTGTTATAATAAAGGATAATGCATGGATTGGTATGTCTGCTATCATTTTAAAAGGGGTGACGGTTGGTGAAGGTGCTATTGTTGCAGCAGGTTCTGTCGTGACTAAAGACGTACCGCCGCATACTATTGTCGCAGGAGTACCGGCAAGGGTAATTAAAAAAGATGTTTATTATACAATATGA
- a CDS encoding lipopolysaccharide biosynthesis protein, giving the protein MNSDIRSMGISGVKWASIGRFSSQGISFVLGLILARLLLPSDYGMLGMLGVFTAFAGSFIDCGFGSALIRKLDRTEIDCSTVFYYNLGASLLVYMVMFLGAPFIADFYKQPLLTNVTRIACLTIPIGALCSVHSNLLYCQLRFRDIAIGNILATFFSGGIGLLLAYNGYGVWALVCQGIIASLVNCCYLWRISCWKPLWMFSTSSFKELFGYGSKLMLSGWLNTMYSQLSPLIIGRFYSSSTLGYYTRAQSYVDFPSSNIMGILQQVVFPVLSRLQNEDEQLIGIYRKYIKVCAIFIFCGMTILAALAKPLILLLLTDKWLPSVPIMILLCFSFMFSFVNTINLSLLQIKGRSDLFLKLEVVKKAISITMILLSASWGIMAMCWSMVIYTQIAIFINTYYTGKLFHLGYREQLTDFLPYFFMALLANIPTYMLTYTSLSIVTQILLGGLMSLSIYILLLKIKRDDMYLLIEHMLLSYCKRKMAR; this is encoded by the coding sequence GTGAATAGTGATATTCGTTCAATGGGCATTTCCGGTGTGAAATGGGCTTCTATAGGACGTTTCTCTTCGCAGGGAATAAGTTTTGTCCTGGGACTTATTTTGGCCCGTCTGCTTTTGCCTTCAGACTATGGTATGTTAGGAATGCTTGGAGTGTTTACTGCTTTTGCCGGTTCATTTATAGATTGTGGATTTGGTTCTGCTTTGATACGTAAGTTGGACCGTACAGAGATAGATTGTTCTACTGTTTTTTATTATAATCTGGGAGCGAGTTTATTGGTATACATGGTCATGTTTTTGGGAGCTCCTTTTATCGCGGACTTTTATAAGCAGCCTTTATTGACTAATGTAACCAGAATAGCCTGTCTGACAATACCGATAGGTGCTCTATGTTCAGTTCATAGTAATCTTTTGTATTGTCAGTTGAGGTTCAGAGATATCGCGATAGGTAATATACTGGCCACTTTTTTTTCAGGAGGTATAGGATTATTATTAGCATATAATGGTTATGGAGTTTGGGCATTAGTATGTCAGGGAATTATTGCGTCTTTGGTAAATTGTTGCTATTTATGGAGAATTTCCTGCTGGAAACCATTGTGGATGTTTTCTACCAGCTCTTTTAAAGAATTGTTTGGTTATGGCAGTAAGTTAATGTTGTCTGGTTGGCTTAATACAATGTATTCTCAGTTGTCCCCGTTGATTATTGGACGGTTCTATTCTTCCTCCACTTTGGGTTACTATACCAGAGCGCAAAGTTACGTGGATTTCCCGAGTAGTAATATAATGGGAATTTTGCAGCAAGTCGTTTTTCCTGTTCTGTCGAGATTGCAGAATGAGGATGAACAGTTAATAGGAATTTATCGGAAATATATTAAAGTTTGTGCTATTTTTATTTTTTGTGGTATGACCATTTTGGCGGCACTGGCTAAACCTTTGATACTTCTTTTACTTACAGATAAGTGGTTGCCATCTGTCCCGATCATGATACTTTTATGTTTTTCTTTTATGTTCTCATTTGTGAATACAATAAATTTATCTCTTTTACAGATTAAAGGAAGATCGGATCTATTTTTGAAACTGGAGGTCGTGAAAAAAGCTATTTCTATAACAATGATTTTGTTGAGTGCATCTTGGGGAATTATGGCGATGTGCTGGTCTATGGTTATATATACCCAAATTGCTATTTTTATTAATACATATTATACTGGAAAGCTATTTCATTTAGGGTATCGGGAACAGCTGACAGATTTTCTACCTTATTTTTTTATGGCACTTTTAGCTAATATACCTACTTATATGCTGACATATACATCTTTGTCTATTGTTACACAGATTTTATTGGGCGGCTTAATGAGTTTATCTATTTATATATTACTATTGAAAATAAAGCGTGATGATATGTATCTGTTAATAGAGCATATGCTGTTAAGTTATTGTAAAAGAAAGATGGCGAGATGA
- a CDS encoding CDP-glycerol glycerophosphotransferase family protein produces the protein MAEHPRFTPSILVLPDEQKEKTLLKEEVDSCFNLFCRKGYACTYPYQNGKLINIRKKLKPDIIFYQKPYTFYPKSLLYYKNMNALFCYTNYAFHSLLTDWANDNEFFRLMWQNYYENESANVDLKKKFAGIFSNIVVTGLPVTDLFLTEKHEDKWKKTDKSRKRIIWAPHFSISDGGCLNYSTFLSIAEELLEFIKNTQLPVQMAFKPHPLLKSQLYNYSSWGKEKTDEYYAAWEFLPNAQLETNEYVDLFMTSDAMIHDCGSFTIEYHHTLKPVMYLVNGKEHTATMNSFAKAAYDLHYKGQTIQDIRNFIECTVLENSDYLLEKRKNFFKSYLLPPHNQSATENIIHAILGTGYYTEKKQR, from the coding sequence ATGGCGGAACATCCCAGATTTACTCCTTCTATTCTTGTTTTACCTGATGAACAGAAGGAAAAAACTCTGTTGAAAGAAGAAGTTGATTCATGTTTTAATTTATTTTGTAGAAAAGGGTATGCTTGTACTTATCCTTATCAAAATGGAAAACTGATTAATATTCGGAAGAAATTGAAACCGGATATCATTTTCTATCAAAAACCTTATACTTTTTATCCTAAGAGTCTTTTGTATTATAAAAATATGAATGCTTTATTTTGTTATACAAATTATGCTTTTCATAGCTTACTGACAGATTGGGCTAATGATAATGAATTCTTTAGATTGATGTGGCAGAATTATTATGAAAATGAGTCTGCTAATGTTGATTTGAAGAAAAAGTTTGCAGGGATATTCTCAAATATCGTAGTTACGGGCTTGCCTGTAACAGACTTATTTCTGACTGAGAAACATGAAGATAAGTGGAAAAAAACAGATAAGAGTCGTAAACGGATTATTTGGGCACCACATTTCTCAATATCTGATGGTGGCTGTTTGAACTATTCAACTTTCTTATCTATTGCGGAAGAACTGTTAGAATTTATAAAGAACACTCAATTACCTGTTCAGATGGCTTTTAAGCCTCATCCTTTGCTAAAGAGTCAACTATATAATTATTCTTCATGGGGGAAAGAGAAAACAGACGAGTATTATGCGGCATGGGAATTTCTGCCGAATGCTCAATTGGAGACCAATGAGTATGTTGATTTGTTTATGACTTCGGATGCCATGATTCATGATTGTGGCTCTTTTACGATTGAATATCATCATACATTGAAACCTGTAATGTATCTGGTCAATGGAAAAGAGCATACTGCAACGATGAATTCTTTTGCCAAGGCAGCCTATGACCTGCATTATAAGGGGCAGACTATCCAAGATATCCGGAATTTTATAGAATGTACAGTATTGGAAAACTCTGATTACTTACTAGAAAAAAGAAAAAACTTTTTTAAGTCGTACTTATTGCCGCCCCATAATCAGTCTGCCACAGAAAATATAATCCATGCTATTTTGGGAACAGGATATTATACCGAAAAAAAACAGAGGTGA
- a CDS encoding NAD-dependent epimerase/dehydratase family protein, producing MMTYYDDIRKVQDLHLPWEILTDINILIVGASGLIGRALVDTLMQLPDKTFHLYAGVRDLVYAQSCFMRYKDDESFTLIQCDVTALIPFDIDFHYIIHAASYAGPAAFHNDPVGVMKANILGVDNLFSYGEQHNLRRLLYVSSGEVYGEGNGIPFREEDSGSLDWASLRACYPAAKRTAETLCIAYAAQFQIETVIARPCHIYGPFYTSKDDRAYAQFIRNVLAGENIILRSSGLQQRSWCYVVDCVFALLYVLLKGKTKNAYNIADVRSNVSIREFAEMIALKSEREVIFDLPDNTGKNKPIISQAIFNTEKINKIGWFPQWKLEEGVSHTLNTLISVDGTYI from the coding sequence ATGATGACTTATTATGACGATATCAGAAAAGTGCAGGATTTGCATCTGCCGTGGGAAATTCTGACTGATATAAATATTCTGATTGTGGGGGCCTCAGGTCTGATAGGAAGGGCGTTGGTGGATACTCTGATGCAGTTACCCGATAAGACGTTTCATCTATATGCAGGTGTACGGGATTTGGTTTATGCGCAAAGTTGTTTCATGCGATACAAGGATGATGAATCTTTCACCTTGATACAATGTGATGTGACAGCATTGATTCCATTTGATATTGATTTTCACTATATTATTCATGCAGCGAGCTATGCGGGGCCGGCCGCCTTTCATAATGATCCGGTCGGGGTTATGAAAGCGAATATATTGGGAGTTGACAATCTGTTTTCATACGGAGAGCAACACAATCTAAGAAGGTTGTTATATGTTTCTTCCGGTGAAGTGTATGGAGAGGGGAATGGAATTCCTTTTCGCGAAGAAGACAGTGGTTCTCTCGATTGGGCTTCCTTACGCGCATGTTACCCTGCGGCAAAACGGACTGCTGAGACTTTGTGTATTGCTTATGCAGCTCAATTTCAGATAGAAACAGTTATAGCACGTCCTTGCCATATTTATGGACCTTTTTACACTTCAAAAGATGATCGTGCCTATGCGCAGTTTATACGAAATGTATTGGCAGGTGAAAATATAATATTGAGAAGTTCTGGTTTGCAACAGCGTTCCTGGTGTTATGTGGTTGATTGTGTGTTTGCACTTCTTTACGTTTTGCTAAAAGGAAAAACAAAGAATGCTTATAATATAGCTGACGTCCGGTCGAATGTCAGTATCCGCGAATTTGCGGAAATGATAGCACTGAAAAGTGAACGAGAAGTAATTTTCGATTTACCGGATAATACCGGGAAGAATAAACCTATTATATCACAGGCGATATTTAATACTGAGAAAATAAATAAAATAGGCTGGTTCCCCCAATGGAAGCTTGAAGAAGGCGTTTCACATACACTTAATACTTTAATATCTGTTGATGGAACATATATATAA
- a CDS encoding IspD/TarI family cytidylyltransferase, with translation MNIALIIAGGSGNRMGQDIPKQFIHVDNCPVIVHTMLAFQRHPDITAVAVVCLGGWETVLSSYAHQYNVSKLRWIFAGGINGQESISNGIYGLKKNGVKKDDLVLIHDAVRPLVSQSIISSNIAICKQYGYAITGIQCREAILESDDGFCSVTSIPRDKLIRTQTPQTFRLENIINVHEQAKSKGIINSVSSCTLLAELGGYEMHIVPGEERNIKITTTEDLEIFKVLRQTSKEDWLK, from the coding sequence ATGAATATAGCATTGATTATTGCAGGGGGATCCGGCAACCGGATGGGACAAGATATTCCAAAACAGTTTATTCATGTGGATAATTGTCCGGTTATTGTACATACAATGTTAGCTTTCCAAAGACATCCGGACATAACTGCTGTTGCTGTTGTTTGTTTAGGTGGATGGGAAACTGTGTTGTCTTCATACGCTCATCAGTATAATGTATCAAAGTTACGTTGGATATTTGCTGGGGGGATAAATGGTCAGGAATCAATTAGTAACGGCATATACGGTTTAAAAAAGAACGGTGTCAAAAAGGATGATCTGGTTTTGATTCATGATGCGGTTCGTCCACTGGTATCTCAGAGTATTATATCTTCCAATATCGCAATTTGTAAGCAGTATGGTTATGCTATCACTGGTATTCAGTGTAGGGAGGCTATTTTGGAAAGTGATGATGGCTTTTGTTCTGTGACAAGTATTCCGCGTGATAAATTGATAAGAACGCAGACACCCCAGACTTTTCGGTTAGAAAATATTATAAATGTCCATGAGCAGGCAAAATCAAAAGGTATCATAAACTCAGTATCTTCTTGTACTCTTTTGGCGGAATTGGGCGGATATGAAATGCATATAGTTCCGGGAGAGGAGCGAAATATAAAGATTACGACTACGGAAGACCTGGAGATTTTCAAGGTTTTGAGGCAAACGTCAAAAGAAGACTGGCTGAAATGA
- a CDS encoding glycosyltransferase family 2 protein produces the protein MTQCPLVSISCLTYNHAPYLRQCLDGFVMQITSFPIEILIYDDASGDGTQNIIEEYQKKYPDIIKPIYQTENQYSKGVKVGFVYNYSRAKGEYIAFCEGDDYWTDPYKLQKQIDFLECYSDYVICSHRYRICLKEEKVMNDEIKPIGDLSDGMSFDLSFLIRGGWLFQPLSVVYRKSALDLDTYSKYAIYIDVALFYAILKNGKGYCMPDVMGVYRIHEKGVWSGLDLNHQRIFSLKAREAIYDVEKTDEAAMFILSQFSRPMGRFLVVKECSMFMRITKILISHFGLRFVLRMWFDRLFLNKKLCVNEFYQIKDFCKRKKNG, from the coding sequence ATGACACAATGCCCATTGGTTAGTATTTCTTGTCTGACCTATAATCATGCTCCGTATTTACGTCAGTGTTTGGATGGTTTTGTGATGCAAATAACATCTTTTCCAATAGAAATCTTAATTTATGATGACGCGTCTGGAGATGGTACTCAGAATATTATTGAGGAGTATCAGAAAAAATATCCGGATATAATAAAACCAATATATCAAACTGAGAATCAATATTCAAAAGGTGTGAAGGTTGGTTTTGTTTATAATTATTCTCGGGCTAAAGGTGAGTATATAGCATTTTGTGAGGGGGATGATTATTGGACTGATCCTTATAAATTACAAAAGCAGATTGATTTTTTAGAATGTTACTCGGATTATGTTATTTGTTCACATCGATACAGAATATGTTTAAAAGAGGAGAAGGTGATGAATGATGAGATCAAACCGATTGGCGATTTATCTGATGGGATGTCTTTTGATTTGTCTTTCTTGATTCGTGGAGGTTGGTTATTTCAACCATTAAGTGTCGTATACCGAAAGTCGGCATTGGATTTGGATACATACTCGAAATATGCAATATATATAGACGTTGCCTTGTTCTATGCTATTTTGAAAAATGGGAAAGGATATTGTATGCCTGATGTAATGGGAGTATATAGAATACATGAAAAAGGGGTATGGTCTGGACTCGACTTAAATCATCAAAGGATCTTTTCTTTGAAAGCAAGAGAAGCTATTTATGATGTGGAGAAGACGGATGAGGCTGCAATGTTCATCCTCTCACAATTCTCTCGTCCAATGGGACGGTTTCTGGTTGTGAAAGAGTGTTCTATGTTTATGAGAATCACGAAGATATTAATTTCCCATTTTGGTTTACGTTTTGTATTGAGAATGTGGTTTGATAGACTATTCTTAAATAAAAAGTTGTGCGTGAATGAGTTTTATCAGATAAAGGATTTCTGCAAAAGAAAGAAGAATGGATAA
- a CDS encoding phosphoribosylglycinamide formyltransferase — translation MKSFNIVVCASGGGGNFRSLIKYQCDYGYHISLLIVDRECPAIKIAKENGISYSVLEKKVLGKSFFEEFEKIVPIDTNLIVLAGFLPIIPKWICEKWERKIINIHPSLLPKYGGKGMYGVKVQEAILRNHEKYAGCTVHYVDSEIDTGEIIAQKKILVMENESAWELGGRVFNEEIILLPLAIKHIREAMKVIP, via the coding sequence ATGAAATCTTTTAATATTGTAGTGTGTGCGTCTGGTGGTGGAGGAAATTTTCGTTCTTTGATAAAATATCAATGTGATTATGGTTATCACATTTCGTTACTGATAGTAGATAGAGAGTGTCCTGCTATTAAGATAGCAAAGGAAAATGGGATATCATATTCCGTTTTAGAAAAGAAAGTTTTAGGCAAGTCTTTTTTTGAGGAGTTTGAGAAGATTGTCCCCATAGATACGAATTTAATTGTTTTAGCAGGATTTCTACCGATTATACCCAAATGGATTTGTGAAAAGTGGGAACGTAAAATAATAAATATTCATCCTTCACTATTGCCAAAATATGGAGGGAAAGGCATGTATGGGGTTAAAGTGCAAGAAGCTATTTTGAGGAATCATGAGAAGTATGCCGGCTGTACCGTTCATTATGTGGATTCGGAAATAGACACTGGCGAGATAATAGCTCAAAAAAAAATACTTGTGATGGAGAATGAGTCTGCATGGGAATTGGGAGGCAGAGTTTTTAATGAAGAAATAATATTACTTCCGTTGGCTATTAAACATATACGTGAAGCAATGAAAGTGATTCCTTAA
- a CDS encoding WbqC family protein, with amino-acid sequence MKLGVMQPYFMPYIGYFQLMKAVDKYVVYDDVNYIKGGWVNRNHILINGEKEMFTVTLKKASQNKLFNEIVIGDDFKKLMKTLQLNYSKAVNFDQTMTLMKRIISFSDKRLAAFIANSFREIFSYLSIDTEILMSSDIPKDNSLRGKDKILQICEILGADTYYNAIGGQNLYDKKEFSEHGIVLNFVDTIPKVYSQLRTKEFVPYLSMIDVLMNNTKDEVNDLLDSFCVRY; translated from the coding sequence ATGAAACTTGGTGTGATGCAACCTTACTTTATGCCTTATATCGGTTATTTCCAATTAATGAAAGCTGTAGATAAGTATGTGGTTTATGATGATGTTAATTACATTAAAGGCGGCTGGGTTAACCGTAATCATATACTGATCAATGGAGAGAAAGAAATGTTCACTGTGACTTTGAAGAAAGCGAGTCAGAATAAGTTATTCAATGAAATAGTGATAGGCGATGATTTTAAGAAACTTATGAAAACACTGCAACTGAACTATTCCAAAGCTGTTAACTTTGATCAGACGATGACTCTGATGAAAAGAATCATTTCTTTCTCAGATAAGAGGCTTGCGGCATTTATAGCAAATAGTTTTCGGGAAATATTCAGTTATTTGTCAATAGATACGGAGATATTGATGTCCTCAGATATTCCGAAAGATAATTCTCTGAGAGGAAAAGATAAAATCTTGCAGATATGTGAAATATTGGGTGCTGATACTTATTATAATGCTATCGGTGGGCAGAATCTTTATGATAAAAAGGAATTTAGTGAACATGGAATTGTACTGAATTTTGTAGATACAATCCCAAAAGTATATTCTCAATTGCGTACTAAGGAATTTGTGCCTTATTTGTCGATGATAGATGTATTAATGAATAATACCAAAGATGAAGTCAATGATTTATTGGATTCTTTTTGTGTAAGATATTGA